In Pan troglodytes isolate AG18354 chromosome 20, NHGRI_mPanTro3-v2.0_pri, whole genome shotgun sequence, the genomic window GGGGCCACAGTTCGTGCCTCCGCAGTCGTGCGGGCATTGCCGGGCTTTCAGAGCCCCAGTttctccctcaccccaccccttTCCATGTGCTACCTATAGAGAAGGCAGTGAGCCTGGAGGAGCTGATGGCCCAGATAGATAGAAGACAGATATCCACACTCAGCATTGGGAGCCAGGGAGAGAACCAGGTTTGGCAACACCTTCCCCACCCATGCCGTGGGAGAGTTGGCAGCCCCAGCCTAAGACTGAGCTAGAACAAGTGAGCTGCAGCCATGCAGGCTCCTCCGGGGCAGACGCAGGCACCACAGCCCAGCACGCCTTCTGCCTGCACCAAGTCCTGCTGCTACGCCCGTAGGCCCTTAGTCCCTGCACACCGACGCCATGCCCCACCGGGTGCTTGAAGGAGGGGTTGTTATCTGCAGAAGCTGCGTGCTTAGGTTAGCTCTGGACCACAggaaacaaaagaagagaaatacaagAAAACAGATAAAGCAATTTAAGACACTGCAGATGCACCGGACACCCCCCGCCCCAGCCCCAGCGCAGGAGGAGAAACTCTAAGCGTTGAAAAGAAGTTCAGTTCCTGCCATCACGGCTTCTCCACTTGGACCGTCcgccctgccacacacacacacagagtgacaGTGAAGTCCTGACTCCAGCATTAATTCTGCCTTATCCATACCTGACCTTGAACCTAAACCCCACTGCAAGCCCTAACCCTGAGGTCACAAACTGCTTGACCATGGGCCTCCAGATATTTTTTGCTTGGtctacttaaaaattaaattagttacAATTAGAGATCAGCATCCTGGTTCTTCGTGAAACATCAGACAACACGCCACCCTGTTCACACACGCATGCATGACCGCACTTAGCTAGAGCGCCTCGACCTCCCCCTTCGCAGGGCCCCACCTGTCCAGCCTCATATACTTGGCACACGTAGACACGGGAGCAGGCAGCCTTTGTCTCAGTGCCCACGGGTCCTGTTTCTCAAAGGCTACTGGCCATGCAGAATTGGAGTGTGGTCTTTGGCACCACCCAGAGGTTCTCCCCATCCTCTCTGACCCAGGTCTTCAGACCCTCAGCAGCTGCCTCCACTAGACAGGGACCTGACCCCTGCACACCGCCCTCCCGTTCCACCTCAGCTGTCCTCCCCATGCCCCAGCCTAGGCCCCTTCTTCCCCTGAACACGGTCTCCCCGCACCTGCGCACCCTGCGGTACCCACCCAGCCGTGGCTCCCCTGGGTCCAGGCCAGGcccagcaggagcaggagcagagcAGAGGCAGTGGCCGGCTTCATGTTCATGTGCCTGTGGAGGCCCCAGCCCTCGGCCTCGGCTTTTATGCTAGGGAGGTCCTCCCACCCTGCTCCTCAGTGACTCACGGCTTCTCCCTCTCACCCCGCCCCCACTCGGGATTGCACAAAGCCTGGGAAagtgggaagggaggggaagaaacTGGGACAGACACCTGGGTCAGCGGCCCGCCCAGGGCCCCGAACCCTGTGTCCCAGAGCTGAGAAGTCCTGCCCCCCTTACCTCAATAATTGCTTTCCAGTTGAGGAAAGGAGTGTTCTGTTTGAAATCCTGCAGGGAGAAGGAGGGCAGAGTGGGCCGGGGAGGCAGAACCCACGGGGTGGTCTATGCAGCAAACTGGGGGGGTTTCCAGATCTCGGGTAGGAAGGAGCTTTTGGGTGTGGTTTGGGGTTGGAGGAAGGTAAGCACATGGGAGATTGAGGGTGTCAGCACTTGAGATGGTATTGGTGATAAGATTTGGGTGATAAGATTTGGATGAGCTGCCTCAAAAATGAAGAGGgggagttggccgggcgcggtggctcacgcctgtaatcccagcattttgggaggccgaggcaggtggatcacgaggtcaggagattgagactatcctggctaacatggtataaaccctgtctctactaaaaatacaaaaaaaaattagccgggcacggtggcaggcgcctgtagtcccagctactcgggaggctgaggcaggagaatggcgtgaacccaggaggcaggagtttgcagtgagccgagatagtgccactgtacttcagcctgggtgatagagcgagactctgtctcaaaaaaaaaagggggggagttTTGAAACAGGTGGTTGGAGCAGAGGGTGGCTGCCTTGAGGGAGGCTTGGGGAGAGTCAGGAGGGCCAGGCCCCCAGTTCTTCAAACAGCAAGAATTCTCCTACCTCCCAGAGTCGGCTGAAGTAGAGGAGGGCTCGGGTGCTGGGGGGCGGGACCTGGTTCTGTGGATGAAAGGCGGGGAGCAGGTTAGCAGAGAGCCTGGGCCCACTCACCCACCCCTCCTCCTGCTACTGCCCTATCTCAGCCTTCAGAATGTCATTGTGACTAAGGTTGGGGATGGGAGGAGCTGAGAGTCTTTAGGGACACCAGGAAACCATTTTGGGAaacacagggagagagagaggcactAACCAACTCTCCCTGTCCCAGAGCATACAATGTTTTCTATCCCAAGTTCCCCAGCCTCCAGCAGAACCTAATTCTAGCAAAACCTCAAGACTAGGACCTGCCTCAGAGTGTCCCCTTTCCACCTGCCGGGCCTCCTCCAGCCCGTTTCCCGAAGCTGTGGGGCTGCAGCCACCCCTTCCACACCACCCTGGACAACAGCGGAGACGTAAGAAAGGAGCAGAGGCCAGGAGTGTGGAGAAGCTAAGGTTTATTTCAAGGGCAAGGGCTGAGATTAGTGATGAGAGGGTGGTGTTTTAAGGAGGGAGTGTGGGGGCTCCCATCCAATCTGGTGGCTCCTTGTCTGGAGGTCATGGGATGCGAGAGCTTCTCTGGTCCTGGGCAaagaaacaggtttttttttttttttttttttttttgagatggagtctcgctctgtcgcccaggctggagtgcagtggcacgatatcagctcaccgcaacctccgcctcccaggttcaagcgattctcctgcctcagcctcccaagtagctgggactacaggcgcacaccaccacgcctggctaatttttgtatttttagtagagatggggtttcaccacactggccaggctggtttcagactcctgacctcaagtgatctgccagcctcggcctcccaaagtgctaggattacaggcgtgagccaccgcgcctggccagaaatagGTTCTAAGAGAGAGCTTGAGAAATAGGAATTCCAGGGCATCGTGAGCCAGCACAAGGGTATAAGAGACCCCTGCTCCAGAAACCTACAGGGACCTTTTTGCCCACCACTGCTATCCAAACAAACCCAGATATCCTGGCTTGGGCTTAAGAACCCCCTGCATCATCAGGAACATTACACTGCGTTCCCCTCTGCTCCCTCCTCACTCTGGCTGAAGTCCTCAGCTCCCTCACCCCACTGTGAAGAATGGGGCTCCATTctctcccctgcccacctctgccctgccctgctttctAGGAGATCTGCCCCTTGAGGAGCTGGCCCAGATGGATCCTGCCTCACTGCGATCACTCCCTCGACTGCCGCCCTAGATGGGCAAAACTGGCAGGGTGTCTGTCCTGGCTCTCTGGGAAGTGTGTGTATGTGCCCCGGCTCTCCCATCAGACCCTAAGTTCCCTGTGACCCAGGAAAGAGTCTTGCTCCTACCAGAAACTGTTCTCTGTGAAACAgagaggccagatgcagtgactcacgcctgtaatcccaacattttgggaagccaaggtgggcagatcactggaggtcaggagttcgagaccagcctggccaacatagtgaaagcccatctctactaaaaatacaaacattacccgggcgtggtggcgggcacctgtaaacccagctagtggagcggctgaggcaggagaatcattttgaacccgggaggcagaggctgcattgagctgagatcgaaccactacactccaacctgggtgacagagcgagactctgtctcaccaaaaaaaaaaaaaaaaaaaaaaaaaaaagaaagaaagaaaaagaaaaaagaaaagaaacagagaacatGAATCCACTGTAGCTGGGTGGGAACATCTGTACTCTCCTGTCTCCTCAATCTCCTTCCTAAAAGGTCAGACTTAGATTTTCCTGAGCCCAGTCTTCTCTCTTTTACATTAAAGGCCAGAAACTCCACTGCTCACAGGGGCCAGTCAGGTGGCTAAAATGACTGTGACAGGTAGGGACAGTCTGGCCACTAGGGAGTGACCCCCCCACCCATTCCCAACACCCCCCACCTGGGCCAAGCAGCAGCTGTTTCTCAGCTCTAGCCTAACCCCACCCCATGGAAATGGAACCCAGTGTTACCAAAGTTTTTGAAAGAAACCAGAAATCCAAATCATTATGTGAAGTCTCCCCATGTTTAAACTTTGACAATTAATtcatactcttaaaaaaaaaaaaaatagagtgtcTCAAAAACCCATCCTCCAATCACCAATTGCAGCTTCTGCCGGGGGTGTGTCTGCATGGGTTGTCCACctgtccttcctcccctcccttccagtCCAGCCCCCTCTACTCTAGAGGTGCCTGTGCTACTCAGGTATCCAAGCAGCCTGGCCAGGGGTTCCCCTGCAAGAGGGAAGGGtaggcagggaggaaggagggaggggttCTGCGCCCcagctgtgtttttgtttgtgcGGGAGAGACTAATGCCTGTCACCCCTGAGGCTCTCGGCCAGTGCTGGTTCCTTTCTCTGGGTGCCCTTCCTCTTGGGACCTCTTAGCTCCACCTCACTCCTCATTCCATGTGCCCTCTAGGAGTCAATCTACTCTCCCCTTAACCTTCCCCATCTCAAAGGGGAAAGTGAGGTTCAGGACCTGCTCGGGTCTATATGTTGAAACAGCAAAGAAGCCCGTCCCCTCTGCTCAACCTCAATCTCAGCTGCTCCAGATTCTCCCCCTCTTTTCAGgtctcctctgtcctccctcctccacccccagtgtgtttagtttttgtttttagcaccGGCCTAAATGCTTCCTCAGTGGCCAGCATCACTGTTTCCCCAGCTCACAGAGCGGAGGTTTAGCTTTCTTCCCTATAGCCCTCTCCGACGAAGATGTCCAGCCCTTACCTTGTTTATGGCATCCCAGTTGATGAAACCCAGCTTGGATTTAAAATTCTAtggaggaaacaaaaagaagaatgGCCAAATTGAGTCATAAGGTAATTGGCCGAGAGAGGTCAAGGGCCACTGCTGACTGTTGGTTTAGAAAGAGGACCCCAGACTGTGGGGCCAAGGGCAGGGGTTGGTTTTCCAAATGCGAGTGAACAGAGCCATCTCACAGAACTCACCTTCCAGAAAGTGTCAAAGTTAAACATCCCAGGAGACGTCTCAGAGTTCTATGAAACCAAGGAGATATGGGATGAGAGAAGAACCCACTTTGTGAGCCCGAGTCGGGAGATCTGAGTGGCAGGAGGGGAGGCGAGGATTGCGTGACACCGTGGTCCCAGCCCACGGTGGAGTGTTGCCTCCACTCACCACAGTATTGACTCCACCAACAGCGTCACCTCCTCCACTGCCCCAGCTCGACCCTTGCCCCTGGGTGGGGAAAAGGGGGACCGATGTCCAAGGCTTATGCTTCCTATCATGCCTGCCACCTGTCAACCTGCCCCGGATTGCTTCATCCCCACCTCGGTCCAGGCTTCCTGTCCTCCTCTCTATAAAGCTGCCTTCTCTTCCTTACACAGCACCAAAAAGCTCACCTGGGAAAGCCTTCTTAGAATGGCTTGCTCCCATGGAACCCCACCCAGTCCCCTGAATCTCAATATTCAGACTCTTGCCTCCATCCTGGTCTGTCCCCAAAACACCTCAAGTAAATGAGATTAGCTAACGTGTAGTCCCACGGCACGCCAAGCACCATGACTTATGTAGCATCTGTCTCCAGAATCTGGACTCCACAACACCTTGGTCTGGTGGTGACATGGAAAGCTGTACAGTAACTGAAGGCTGCGTGAGTCAGGCTTCACTGTCCTCATTTTACTGGAGGAAGCTCAGGCTCGGAGAGGTTAGCTGACTTGCCTGAAGATACACAGATGACATGATAGAGCTGGTGgtgtttttaatatatatcttaaatttttttgaggctgggcatggtgggtcacgcctgtaatcccagcactttgagaggccgaggcgggtggatcacctgaggtcaggagttcgaaaacagcctggccaacatagtgaaaccccatctctactaaaaatacaaaattagtcaggcatggtggcacatgcctgtaatcccagctacttgggaggctgaggcatgtaatcctagctacctagGATTACATTACAGGAtcacattacaggtgtgagccactgcacatggcctattattttctttttaaaaagtagagacagggtcttcctatgttgctcaggctggtctcaaacttctggactcaaatgatccccacacctcagcctcccaaagtgctgggattacagtcatgctgGTGCCTGGCCAGAGCTGGCTTTCGAAACCTCATCTTCTACCTCAAAGCTCAGTGACTTTCTCCTTCTCAACACTGCCTCCCTAAGTATGGAAATCCCCTTGACCATTCTTCTGttacttttatctgttttttccccTTACGAAAGTAATATGGCTCCGATCCAaatcaaaaggaaggaaggaatgaatgaaccaaAGATGGAGATGGGGATCCCAGACCCCTGTTTTGGTCTCTTGATGGTCACTGGACACAGATTCAGAGCAGCTTGCAAGAAGAAActgatatttttgtttctcttcccaGGATCTTAGCATGCTTCACCATCCCTTCTCCTAAAGCCAACCCTGCCTGCCCCTAGGCTCACCCGATAATTGTCTCCAGAGCCTCCAAGGAGGCGATTGCCCTCTTTGCTTATTTCCTAGGGAGACAGAAAAAGGAGAGGAGTTGATGGGGAGGCAGGCGGGCAGGGGGACGAGAGGGCAGGGAAGCAGGGTGTCGGCGAGGGATTCCTGAATCGGGGGACTGAGACATGAGCATGACAGAGGACTTCCCAGAGGCCTGAGAAAGAGGTCCTTCTCTGAGGGAAGTTCCATCTGCCCTGAGATCTCGTTTCAAGCTCCTGTGGGTCGGGTGGCTGCTCACTTACGATGTGCATAGATAACATCGCCATCTCTGTTTATGTTCATTTCTGCAAGCCGCCCAAAATCCATCAGGGAGGGCTTTGCCAGCAAAGCATCCGAATTCTCCCCTGGCTTTGGAGCTGGAGTGATCCAGGCTGTTACACTAAATTGATTCAAACTGAAGGACCCTGTCTGGGCTGATTGGCATTAGTAAAAAAAGGGGATGCTAGCTGGAGAGCCAGTGGGGGCTGAGGCGGCATAGAGTAGACTGGCTGGTCCCCTCTTAAGGGAGAGGTGGGCTCCTCTGGAGTCCTGCTTTATCTGCTGTGAAACATGGTGAATTCCCAGACCCATCAGTACTTCCTCGTTCCCAGAGCTCTCAGGTAGACCTGGCAGGGATGTGGGACCACCTGTCTGCCAGTATTGCTCCTGGAGAACAGACCTCAACCCCACTTACTGCCGGCACAGTCTCTGACCCCACATCTACCATCCTCTTACCCTCATGTTGCTGGAAACTCCCTGTCCTCTGAAGCCCTGCAGGGTGAGACAAAGAAACACAGACCCCTGCTGAAGATCCTGAGGCCACCCCCGAAAATTAATGTATTGATTTAATATGATTAAGAATCCTAATGGCACTCTCTTTTGGAACTGGTCCGAACACTGACATTTTTTTAGGAGGATGAAAGTCTAAGAATAGGTAAGAAAACACTGGAAAAGATAAATGGTAAGTGAAGATAAGAGGTAGATAGTAACATAACTCTAAAGCTACCATAAATAAAGCAGTCCTGTCCGACAGATTTCCCAGAAACTCCCCAAAATACTAAGGTATTTACAAGAGGCATTTTAAATCAGTGGTTGAAGTGATTGAATACATGGGACTGGGAATATCAGTGAAGTATTTTGGGGAAAATTTTGGTTCTAGCTCATCAATTTCCTCCTCTCTGTTTTTAACCAGTTTTCCCCTCATAAAGGAGGACACAGCTCGGATACAAAGCACAGGGTAAGTCTGGTTAGATGGAGGGGTGGGACTAGACAGCATATAGGAAAACAAAGTCCAGATGCATCCCAGTTAAATTGAAAAAGTGAAATTGCAGGAGTATGCATAGTGCTAGAAGAAAATTACCTTAAAGCGGTACACCAAGAGCAAAAACCATAGAGGAAAAGATGGCTGCTTTTTGACTACTTATATACTTAAAACTGCGgtatattaaaaaacaagaaaagtccgggtgcagtagctcatgcctgtaatcccagcactttgagaggcagaggcggacagatcacctgagatcaggagtttgagaccagcctggccaacatggtgaaaccccgtctctactaaaaatacaaaaaaaaaatagccagaggtggtggctggcgtctgtaatcccagctactcgggaggctgaggtaagagaatcgcttgaacccaggaggtggagtttccagtgagctcagatcgcaccactgccctccagcctgggtaacagagcgggactccatctcaaaaaggaaaaaaacacaaactagAAAGAGGGTTACAAATGGgaagacattttttttaaaaaaccagtttGTTCCCATAAAAGGTTAGTATCCCTCATAGATTATCTAAAAAGAGATGTCTCTACTCAGCCCCAGCACCTCCGGTCTGGCCTTGCCCCTGGCCACGTGGGTCCTTTCCCACCAACGCCTCACCCAGGAGCTTGTTAGCAACGCGGCTAACAGGCTCAGCCCGACCCAGCCCTGTTAAAGCAACCTGCACTTTCACAAGATCTCCGTGACACTAACTCTCAGCACCACAGGTGCTGACATAAAGCCCACATTTCCAGCAAAACTGGGGGGAATGTTTTTCCGAAGCACTCTGAATCCCCCAGAGTTCACCACAGTCTGTTCCCCGGCTGGATAGAGGACACTTAAGACAATTGTGCTTCTAAAAGGACCGGTTTACATGGAATTTCTCCCAGCCCCATCTGTGGTATAAGGTGAGGTATATCACAGCAAGATTTGCAATTAATTAGTACTTTGGAAATCGTTAGCATTTTTAGGAGTGCATTTGGTTTCTTCTGCCGAAATAGTCAGTTCCCTGCAGACAAGGCAGGAGGGGGTTGAGCAGAGTTGAGTTAGGAGGAGCGGGCACAGTCCTGGGCAGGAACTGCAGTCCCCAGGAGACTTAAGAGACTTTGGCTCTCACCTGAATCCCAGATTCCCCGCTCCCGCGGGCTTCATTCCCTGGCTTTTCACACTGCCgaggagagaaaggggagacTTTCCCTCAGTCCCCTCCCAGACCAGTCCCAGCCCCAAAATGGCAGCATTTTAACCCTGGGGCGAGCCGCTTCCGCTCCACCTCCGCGGCCATCCAGCCCCATCTCCGCGGAGCCTTGGCTCCCCGATCCTGCGAGTGAAACCAGctgctcttcttttccttcccgCGGTTGGTGGGAGATTCACGCCAGCCACTCACCCCGGGTTTATGTCCATTTCCTCCGCCGCTCCCACCGTGGTTGCCGGAGGAGGAGCCGGTGCTGGATCCCTGCAGGGGAAAGCAAGATTTCAAACGCTGTCCTAAAGGACCTAAAGGGGACCCAGTCGTTCCCAGCGGTGTTACAGATTTGTTGGAACCCCAATCAGATTCCAGTCCTCTTTCCAACCTCCAGACCTTCCCCCTCTTTAGCCTGTTGGTCGCTGCAGGAAGTTATTCCGAGCATGGAGAAGGCCAGGTGTGGCCGAGGGTATTTGGAGAACCTGAGCTGCTGCCCACCGCAGGCCGGGGGTGGGAACCCCTGGAGCCCGGCCGCGCAGTAGCCGCGATCCTGCCACCAGAGGGCAGCAAGTGGAAGGGACCCTAGAGCCCTCACCTGGGAGCGGCCGTAGCTGCCTTGGTCACCATTCCCAGAACTGCCCTAGATGGGGGAGAGGAGGATCATACGGGGAGCGGCGCATGAGAGCAGCTCAGGTTATTCGGCTTATTGTGTCCACGCACCTCCTCCTGTCTGACACTTTTCCCGACCCCCGAGGAAGCCAGATGTGGCTCCCTCTCCAGCTCGACTCCAAGACACGGGATGGGAGAGGCCGTCAGCCAAGGGGTTGGACAGGCCATTGACCAGGAGGCTGGAGAGACTGCCGGCTCTGGAGTCAGTGAGGCCCGGGGCCCTGGGGTGGCAGCTGCGGGGTCACAGCGCCCCTTCCTGCCCTCACACCCATCGTGCAGGGGCCCCATGTGTGAATGTCGTCTGCACCGTCGCTCTGTCAGCGTCCGTAGGTCTCCCGGATCACAGTCCTGCCCCCATTCTCCTGGGAGCTTCCCAGACAAGTGTCATATTCTCCCATGTCCCCCTCTTTCTCCGCCACCCCACGGTCTCCTGAGACTTGCCAAGTGGACTTGACTGCAAGAGCTTAGACAGGCGGGATAACGTCACCATCACAGAGTGGAAAATAGGGATACAGAGTCAGAAGCTGTGGGGTGGCTCTGGCAGAAACGATAGTGCACGCATCAGGGGCACAGCATGGGTGGGgaacaggaggctgagggagcctCAGGGTGACGACTATCAGCGAGGCTGCCTATCCTGGGGCAGCGGCAGCTTTCAGAGAAACTTGGAGCCCTCTCCCGGCAGGGACCACTAGGGCCTCaccccatctcagccttccacagAGGTGCCAAACTCACCCAGGAGGACTCACTGCCGCTGTCACCTCTGCTGCCAccattgttgctgctgctgccaccactgttgccactgctgccaccactgctgctgccactgctgttGCCACCGCTGTTGCCGCCACCGCTGTtgccactgctgccaccactgctgctgccaccactgctgctgccATTGTTGTTGTCACCAttgctgccactgccactgctgccactgccactgctgccCGACTGTGAGCCGCTGCCTCCCTGAGGGGCAGGAAGGGAGCAGGGCTGGGATTAAAGACAGAGCACCAAGACgggcccctcctccctccctctccacccaGGCCATATTCCATGATGCCCAGTCTAAGGGGAGCAGAACTTCTCCAATTCCTCCTGGTGCACAACTCCTGGGTTGCCCCTCTCCACTCACCCCAGAGTTGCTGGAGCCTCCGCCTGAGCCAGATGGTGGGGGGTTAGTGCACTGTCGAGGGAAAGGGATGGTGAGTTTGGGGACGGTGAGTTTGGAGACTTTGGCCTCAGCCATGGACACAGGCCAGGCCTCTCCCATTCTTTAGGGCTTGGCTTCCTTTCTCCTAATGTGTTTCTCCCACCTCCCCTTCCCATCTGcctcctccccaggcccaggcccgtctcttcctttttttttttttttgagacagggtctcactctgttgctcaggctggagtgcagtgatgcgatctcggctcactgcaacctccatctcccaggttcaagtgattctcctgcctccgcctcccaagtggctgcgattacaggcgcatgccaccatgaccggctgatttttgtatttttagtgaagacagagtttcaccatgttgaccaggctggtcttgaactcctgacctcaggtgatccacgtgccttggcctcccaaagtgctgggattacaggcgtgagccacctcgcccagccccatCTCTTCCTCTCACCCCAATCCCTCCACTCCCCCATCTTgctttcctctttgtctttcccCAGCTCTCCGTAGCCTGCACCCAGTGGCTTCTTCATTTGTTCCCAGCCCCTTCCTCTTACCCCTTCATTCTGGTTGCTGGCTCTCACTGCACCGTAGCCAGGCTGGGCCACAGCTCCCTGCAGAGAGGGTGAGACTGAGAGTAGGATCCAGAGGGACCAGGGAGGCACGCGGAGCATGTGAgcttggagggagggaggtggcaggTAGCAGGTCTGGGGGTGACTTTACCTGAGTGTTGGTCCCAAAGTTTGGTGGCCCTCCATTGCCTCCTTGACCCCAGGGAGCTCCCTGAGGGTTGATTCCAAAGCTGCCTGCTGAGTTTCCGGGGTATCCGTGGACCCACGGAGTCCCCAGACCTCCAGGAttgccctggccctggcctccaAGGCCACCTTGAGAGCCAAAGATGCCATGGCCTCCAGAAGTTTCCTGCAAGAACAACATACCTGCACTTAGTGGGACCATCTCTGACCCTGGTAGAGAAGAGCCAGGGCAAATCATAGAGAGActgggagagagacaggcagagggaCTCCAGGGTGGCATAGGATGGGGGCGGAACATAGAAGGAAGCTGCCCCAGAACTGCAAGTAAGAGATCCATCCATCCTTTCAACCATTTCCCAAGAATCTCAGCCCAGCAGCCCACAGCCTCCCATTTCCACACGCAGCCCCACAGCCACTCACCCAAGCACCACTGTGGTCAGGCACCCCCTGCCAGGAGCTGCGGACAGCATCTGCTCTGTGTCGAATGACGTCTTCCGCCTGTCTGCCAATCTCATGCCCAGTGTTTCCCAGAGCATGGGCTGCTTCCCCGACCCTGTTGCCCAAAGCATCTGCTGCGCCAAAGCCTGGAACCTGCCTGACTCCAGTGCCAACTGCTTCTCTGGTCCCTTGGCCAAGGGCCTCACTGACTTTAGAGCCGGCTGCCCCTCCGGCCTCTTTGCCAATGGCCTTTCCCACCCCTTGGCTCAGGGCGTCTCCCATGCCATGTCCGATGGCCTCCCCAATATTTGTCCCAGTGCTTTCCCCTCCGCTCTGCAGGGGGCCAGCCTCCCCACTGCCCAGGCAGAGGGCCAGCAGGAGGCAGGCCAGGGACCCCTGGAACTTCATCTCTGCCCAGCCCCCTCTCTCTCCAGAGTGTCTTCCTCCCACCAGGGTCTCCTCCTTGCTGCCCTTGCTCTGCGTCTGTGTGCcctcctctgtcctcctcctTCGGActccctgtcctccctccctctgggTCTGCAGCCTTCTCTCTCCTGTCCTCAACTGCCCGGGCTTCTCAGAGTCCACCTCCCTGTCACTACTCCTTATACTCTAGGTTGGGAGAAGGTGACAGGGCTGGGCAACCTGAGGTCCCTCCCCGCAGTGACTCAGGGCCCAGCCACCGATAGGGTAATCAGCTGTTATTGTGAGTCTGAGAG contains:
- the DMKN gene encoding dermokine isoform X12; its protein translation is MKFQGSLACLLLALCLGSGEAGPLQSGGESTGTNIGEAIGHGMGDALSQGVGKAIGKEAGGAAGSKVSEALGQGTREAVGTGVRQVPGFGAADALGNRVGEAAHALGNTGHEIGRQAEDVIRHRADAVRSSWQGVPDHSGAWETSGGHGIFGSQGGLGGQGQGNPGGLGTPWVHGYPGNSAGSFGINPQGAPWGQGGNGGPPNFGTNTQGAVAQPGYGAVRASNQNEGCTNPPPSGSGGGSSNSGGGSGSQSGSSGSGSSGSGSNGDNNNGSSSGGSSSGGSSGNSGGGNSGGNSSGSSSGGSSGNSGGSSSNNGGSRGDSGSESSWGSSTGSSSGNHGGSGGGNGHKPGCEKPGNEARGSGESGIQNSETSPGMFNFDTFWKNFKSKLGFINWDAINKNQVPPPSTRALLYFSRLWEDFKQNTPFLNWKAIIEGADASSLQKRAGRADQPGAGWQDVAAVTSKNYNYNQHAYPTAYGGQYSVKTPAKGGVSPSSSASRVQPGLLQWVKFW
- the DMKN gene encoding dermokine isoform X14, whose protein sequence is MKFQGSLACLLLALCLGSGEAGPLQSGGESTGTNIGEAIGHGMGDALSQGVGKAIGKEAGGAAGSKVSEALGQGTREAVGTGVRQVPGFGAADALGNRVGEAAHALGNTGHEIGRQAEDVIRHRADAVRSSWQGVPDHSGAWETSGGHGIFGSQGGLGGQGQGNPGGLGTPWVHGYPGNSAGSFGINPQGAPWGQGGNGGPPNFGTNTQGAVAQPGYGAVRASNQNEGCTNPPPSGSGGGSSNSGGGSGSQSGSSGSGSSGSGSNGDNNNGSSSGGSSSGGSSGNSGGGNSGGNSSGSSSGGSSGNSGGSSSNNGGSRGDSGSESSWGSSTGSSSGNHGGSGGGNGHKPGEISKEGNRLLGGSGDNYRNSETSPGMFNFDTFWKNFKSKLGFINWDAINKNQVPPPSTRALLYFSRLWEDFKQNTPFLNWKAIIEGADASSLQKRAGRADQNYNYNQHAYPTAYGGQYSVKTPAKGGVSPSSSASRVQPGLLQWVKFW
- the DMKN gene encoding dermokine isoform X18, which gives rise to MKFQGSLACLLLALCLGSGEAGPLQSGGESTGTNIGEAIGHGMGDALSQGVGKAIGKEAGGAAGSKVSEALGQGTREAVGTGVRQVPGFGAADALGNRVGEAAHALGNTGHEIGRQAEDVIRHRADAVRSSWQGVPDHSGAWETSGGHGIFGSQGGLGGQGQGNPGGLGTPWVHGYPGNSAGSFGINPQGAPWGQGGNGGPPNFGTNTQGAVAQPGYGAVRASNQNEGCTNPPPSGSGGGSSNSGGGSGSQSGSSGSGSSGSGSNGDNNNGSSSGGSSSGGSSGNSGGGNSGGNSSGSSSGGSSGNSGGSSSNNGGSRGDSGSESSWGSSTGSSSGNHGGSGGGNGHKPGNFKSKLGFINWDAINKNQVPPPSTRALLYFSRLWEDFKQNTPFLNWKAIIEGADASSLQKRAGRADQPGAGWQDVAAVTSKNYNYNQHAYPTAYGGQYSVKTPAKGGVSPSSSASRVQPGLLQWVKFW
- the DMKN gene encoding dermokine isoform X17; this translates as MKFQGSLACLLLALCLGSGEAGPLQSGGESTGTNIGEAIGHGMGDALSQGVGKAIGKEAGGAAGSKVSEALGQGTREAVGTGVRQVPGFGAADALGNRVGEAAHALGNTGHEIGRQAEDVIRHRADAVRSSWQGVPDHSGAWETSGGHGIFGSQGGLGGQGQGNPGGLGTPWVHGYPGNSAGSFGINPQGAPWGQGGNGGPPNFGTNTQGAVAQPGYGAVRASNQNEGCTNPPPSGSGGGSSNSGGGSGSQSGSSGSGSSGSGSNGDNNNGSSSGGSSSGGSSGNSGGGNSGGNSSGSSSGGSSGNSGGSSSNNGGSRGDSGSESSWGSSTGSSSGNHGGSGGGNGHKPGNSETSPGMFNFDTFWKNFKSKLGFINWDAINKNQVPPPSTRALLYFSRLWEDFKQNTPFLNWKAIIEGADASSLQKRAGRADQNYNYNQHAYPTAYGGQYSVKTPAKGGVSPSSSASRVQPGLLQWVKFW
- the DMKN gene encoding dermokine isoform X16; this encodes MKFQGSLACLLLALCLGSGEAGPLQSGGESTGTNIGEAIGHGMGDALSQGVGKAIGKEAGGAAGSKVSEALGQGTREAVGTGVRQVPGFGAADALGNRVGEAAHALGNTGHEIGRQAEDVIRHRADAVRSSWQGVPDHSGAWETSGGHGIFGSQGGLGGQGQGNPGGLGTPWVHGYPGNSAGSFGINPQGAPWGQGGNGGPPNFGTNTQGAVAQPGYGAVRASNQNEGCTNPPPSGSGGGSSNSGGGSGSQSGSSGSGSSGSGSNGDNNNGSSSGGSSSGGSSGNSGGGNSGGNSSGSSSGGSSGNSGGSSSNNGGSRGDSGSESSWGSSTGSSSGNHGGSGGGNGHKPGNSETSPGMFNFDTFWKNFKSKLGFINWDAINKNQVPPPSTRALLYFSRLWEDFKQNTPFLNWKAIIEGADASSLQKRAGRADQPGAGWQDVAAVTSKNYNYNQHAYPTAYGGQYSVKTPAKGGVSPSSSASRVQPGLLQWVKFW